The DNA segment GTACACGTCGATCAGTTTAGAGATCACGTCAGGCATGGCATCCTGAGCGAAGGACGGGCCGAGGATCTTGCCCAGGCTCGCGTCACGGCTGGCGCTGCCACCGAGAGAAACCTGATAGAACTCTTCGCCTTTCTTGTCCACGCCGAGGATGCCGATGTGGCCGACGTGGTGGTGACCACAAGCGTTCATGCAACCGGAGATGTTCAGGTCCAGCTCACCGATATCGAACAGGTAGTCGAGATCGTCGAAACGACGCTGGATCGATTCGGCGATCGGGATCGACTTGGCGTTGGCCAGCGAACAGAAATCACCGCCAGGGCAGCAGATGATGTCGGTCAGCAAACCGATGTTCGGCGTGGCGAAACCTTGTTCGCGCAATTCGCCCCACAGGGTGAACAACTGGCTCTGCTCGACATCGGCAAGAATGATGTTCTGCTCGTGGGAGGTGCGCAATTGACCGAAGCTGTAGCGCTCGGCCAGGTCGGCGACGGCATCGAGCTGCTTGTCGGTGATGTCGCCCGGCGCCACGCCGGTCGGCTTCAGCGACAGGGTCACGGCGACATAGCCCGGTTTCTTGTGCGTCAGGGTGTTGCGGCTGCGCCAGCGGGCGAAACCTGGATGCTCTTTGTCCAGATCAGCCAGTTGTGCGGTCTGGTTGTCGAGCGCCTTGTAGTCCGGATCGACGAAGTGCTTGGCGACACGCTGCAGTTCAGCTTCGGTCAACGTGGTCTGGCCACCACGCAGGTGCTCCATTTCCGCATCGACTTTCTGCGCGAACACTTCAGGCGTGAGCGCCTTGACGAGGATCTTGATCCGCGCCTTGTACTTGTTGTCGCGACGGCCGTAGCGGTTGTAGACCCGCAGGATGGCGTCGAGATAGCTCAACAGATCCTGCCACGGCAGGAACTCGTTGATGAAGGCGCCAACCACCGGCGTACGACCGAGGCCACCGCCGACCAGCACGCGGAAGCCCAGTTCGCCGGCGGCGTTGTACACCGGCTCGAGGCCGATGTCGTGGACTTCAATGGCGGCACGGTCAGTGGTTGAACCATTGACGGCAATCTTGAATTTGCGCGGCAGGTAAGCGAATTCAGGGTGGAACGTGGTCCACTGCCGAACGATTTCGCACCATGGACGCGGGTCGATCACTTCATCAGCGGCGACACCGGCGAACTGGTCGGTGGTGACGTTGCGCAGGCAGTTGCCGCTGGTCTGGATGGCGTGCATCTGCACGGTGGCCAGTTCAGCCAGAATGTCCGGAATGTCTTCCACCGCCGGCCAGTTGAACTGCACGTTCTGCCGCGTACTGATGTGGGCGTAGCCCTTGTCGTAGTCGCGGGCAATTTTGGCCATCATGCGCACCTGACGCGAGGTCAGTTGGCCGTACGGCACGGCGACGCGCAACATCGGCGCGAAACGCTGGATGTACAGGCCATTTTGCAGGCGCAGGGGGCGGAATTCTTCTTCGCTCAGCTCACCTGCCAGATAGCGTCGGGTCTGATCACGGAACTGCTTGACGCGGTCCTCGATGATCCGCTGATCGTACTCGTCGTATACGTACATATAAGTCCTGTTCTCAGGCTTTGGGCTACTCGGAAAACGCTGCGTTTTCGCTTGCTGGAGTCCGATTGTGCCTCTGCAATTCTGCGCGCACGGCCGCGCACTCCCTGACGGAGCCGGGGCAATATACCCGTTTGCAGTTATGCGCAAAAGTGATGTTTGAGTATATGTAAAGAACCAAATCGCCTAACGAGAATCGCTGTCAGCTAATCCACATTTGTCGTGCGGACAATCTTCGTCTTAACTGTGGTCGAGTCTTTCTGCAATCACCGACAAAACCGACAAGAGGCGATGCAATGAGCAATCCGACCAAGGCAAGAAAGAGCGACAGCAGTGTCGATGCGTGGGCCATCCTGTTCCTGATCATTCTCGTGGTAGGGGCAGCGGTATTCTGGGTCAGCCATCAGTAAGTGAAATTCCGGGCCTGACCGCATGCCTGTAACAGGTGGTTCGCCAGTTTCAAGGCTCGATCGTTCTGTCACGGCCCGGATTTTTCATGCAGGCCTCAAACCCCGGCCAGATGCAACACCAGTTTGACAATGGCAAACAGCGTCAAACCGAACAGGGCTGTGAATAAAACCCCTAGAATGACGAAATGGCTAGGCTTGCCGTGGGTGAAATCCCTTTCGCGGTTCTTGCCGCTCTGCACACCGAACGCAGCGGCCATGACGCTATGCAGCATCTGCCACAGGGTCGGCGGTTTGTTGTCGCTTGGATCGTCCATATATCCCTCTGCACGAAGTCGTTCGTGGTCAGCATAGTCAATTAACCGCCTGTCAGCGGTCCGAACACGACGTAACAACTCTCTCGCTATCCGATAACTATGTACGGCCGGACGGGACGGTGCGGATGATGTGCTGCCGCTTCATCTACAGGAGCGATGTATGTCACCCGATTTCCCCCTATCCCGAACCGCGCAAGTCATGGTCAAACCTCTGGCAACGGAAAGTCTGCATGCGCCGTTGCTCGAAGCCGCGTTGCCGCAATGGCTGATTGATGCTCCCGCGCACAGAAGAGCTGAAGTCAAGCGGGCCACCAGCACTATCCCCGACTGGTACACAAAGGCGTCACCGGCGCAACGCGACGTATTGCACAAACGCTTCAACCACAGTTTCCAGGCGCAGGTGCAACTGGATAAAACGATGTCGTCGTTCAAGGACATCGACGCATTTGCCAGGCCTTTGTTGCTGGAAGCGTTGAAAAGCCGCTTTCAAGTGCAAGTGGATGTCGACAAGACGCTGTTGTGTTTGAAGCGACCCGTTCTGTTGACTCTTGCTCGCGTGGAAGTCGGCACGTTCGAGGTGCTGACATTGCCCATGCTGCAGGCGGCGCTGCACAACTTTGAAAGTGAGGAATGCAAGTACGGAGCCTTTCACAACAGCTCAACCTTCGCGGTTGAAACCGGCACGCCCGGCAACTACAGGGCAGTACCGGTCAATGTCTCGGTGAGGAACTTTCTCAGCCTGTGCCGGGAGCTGGACATCGGGGCAAAGTATCAAGCCTATCTGACTTCTTTTTTCCATCCCGCCAACCCAGACGCAGAGGCAAAGCTGCGCCGCCATTTCATTCTTGCTCAGAAAACCGCTCTGCACGCGGCGGCCGAACAAGCGTTGTTGACAAAGGACATCCGCCGGCAGGATTACGCGATGATTCTTTCGGTACTCAACGGCAATAGAAATCCCAGACTGGACAACAAGATAGTCTCATTCCAGGACTTGAGTCTGATGCGCTACAGGCTGGTTGGCTGCATTGTCTTTGTGATGTATGACAAATTCCCATCGTTTGATGAGGTGATTCTGTATGTGCCCAACGACCCCGAACATCCGCTCAAGCGCTATACCGGCACGCAGATGCAAGACACCTTGAAACGGCTGTTTTCTGCTCGGGATCCACAGCAGCCGCAGAGTACCGCACCGACAGCCTATCAACAGTTTTTCAGTCAGTTCTTACCTTATAAAAGGCGCGCCGAATATTTCAGCCAGTTCGTCAAGCCCGCCCATCCCGCGTCCGATTGGCTGTGGTCGGCATGGCTTACGATCGGGCAAGCAGTGACGGGCGTCAGCGCGTGGGAGTTGCCTCCCCAGGTACCGAAGATGATTGCGGATACCGACCCATTCGTGGCGGCCAAACCGCTTCCGGACCGGGAGGCCTACATAAACGGCAGAAACCAGGACCTCTGGACTTATCTCTACGAAAAACACCGCGACAAGCTCTTCGATGATGCCCGCAGTCACGCGGTGCCAACCGCGGACGTCGATGCCAAGGCACGCGATGCCAAACTCGCTGCGCTGCTGCAGTTCGGTCTGTTGGCCCTGAACGTCGTATCAATGTTCGTTCCCGTGCTGGGTGACGTCATGATGGTGGTCATGGCGGGTCAGTTGTTGTTTGAAACCATTGAAGGCGTCGTCGAGTGGAGCGAAGGCGACAAGCATGCGGCCAAGGCCCATTTGGTCGATGTTGCCGAAAACCTTGCCCTGATGGGCGCGATGGCATCTGCGGGTGCGGGCTTCAGCCGGCTGACGGCGGTCAAGCCTGAGCCGGTCATCGAGAGCCTCCACCCGGTGACGTTGCCCAACGGAAAAACTCGCCTGTGGAAACCCGCCTACAGCGGTTACGAACAGGACGTCACGTTGGGCGCCTTATCCGAACCCAATGCGCTGGCGCAGTATTCGCTCGACGGCAAAATGTATATCCGTCGAGACGGCAAAATCTACGAGCTGGTCAAGGATGAGACGACTGCGCAATGGCTGCTCAAACATCCCACCGATCCCGATGCCTACCGGCCAGTCCTTGTGCATAACGGCCACGGAGCCTGGCGCCTGGCACTGGAACAACCCATGACCTGGGGGCGTCTGGATCTGTTACGACGCATGGGGCCGGTAACCGACGGTTTTTCCGATGATTCCCTGCTGATGCTGGCCGATGTCTGCGGTGTCAGTGACAACACGTTGCGCAAGATGCACATGGACCATCTGCCGCCGCCTCCCGAATTGCGCGACGCCACCAATTTGTTCGAGGCGGACGCCGGTGCGCGGCAGATGATCGAGCAATTGCGCGGCGCAAGAGCGATCGATGATCGGTTTCTGTACGCATTGCCATTGATCCCCGAAATGCCTGGCTGGCCTACCGGTCGAGTGCTGGAGATCGTTACCGGGTCGGAGAGCGCGGGACGGTCGATCCGCTATGGGGCGCAAAATTCGGGTGGGGTAGTTGGCCAAGAATCCTTGATACGTCTCAATCGTGAACAAGTCATGAACGGCGAGATGCCGGCACGAATCCTGGCAGCGCTGGAGGAAAACGAAATCGTTCATCTGTTGGGCAGCAGAGGCGCACAGCACCGGCCCGCCAGGCCGGACGAGTTCATGCAGCGGCTCGCCGAGTATGCGTACACGCGCCAGGCGGCCGTTTTTGACAGCCTCTACAGCGGCAGCCAACCGCTGAGCCGGCGTGCGCGCATTCTGCAGCGTGAGTGCCCCGGTCTTGGTCAGGCAGCTGCGCAGGATGTACTTGATCATGCAACGTCGGCCCAACTGAGCTGCATGGATGCAACCGGGCGTTCGCCTCTCAAACTGCTCGAAGAGGCCCGCTGGCATGCTCGGCAGGGGCGCCAGATCCGCGCCTTTGCCGGGTTGCACAGTGAAAATCTTGCCTCGGCAGCGAGTCGGCGGCTGGCCTTGTTTGCACTCGAGCAATTGCCGGAATGGACGTCGACGTTGCGTCTGGAGATCCGCGAAGGCAGCACCGCTGGCGCGTTGCTCGACAGCCTCGGCGAACCGACAGCCCCGGTTAACCGCTATCTGGTGAAGAACGGGCCTTTTTATCAGGCATTAGATGAGCGTGGAGTAGCGCTCAACCGGTTGCAGAGAACGGACGACAGCTTTTACCGTTCGCTTATGTACGCCTTGCCCGATGACCTGCGTGCGACGTTGGGGCTGCGTGACGTTAACAGCGGCAGCGAACTGCAACACCGGGTCATCGAGTCAGCGCTTGTTCATCGACGTGAAGCTGCGCGCGTGCTTGAACCCAAAGCCAAATGGTTCAAACCGCCGGTGCGGGTCGCTGCGAGGTTGCTTGGCTATTATGCAAGTGGGCGGGGCAGGGGGTTCAATCGGTCGCTGCAGTCGCGAGTCACGCAGTTGTATCCCCAACCGCAGCAGGCCGATGCGTTCTTCGCCCAGCAACGAGGCCGTAACGACGTGCAGATCTACGCTGAGTTGCAAACGCGTCAGCAGGATTGGGACACCCTGAACACCACTCTCGATGAGTGGCAGGCAGGCCCGACCGACAGCCAGACTGCACAGCGCCGCACGCACGTGGCTCAGGCGTTGCGAGATGCCTGGCGCAATGCACCCCTGGCCGGACAGGTTGCCGAGACCGCGCGGCTGTCATTGGTTTTCGACACGCCGCTGCCGGTGTTGAACACACGCTTTGCCCATGTCCGTGAACTGTCGGTGACCGGCATCGGCGTAATGGACGCCAACGCTGACGGCTTCCTGGCGGCTTTCCCCAATCTCACCGATTTGTCGATTGGCGAGCCGGGGCCGGTTTATCACCGCCGATCCATGGCTCGGCCGCTGACGACACTGCCACCCGCCGTCGGACGATTGTCTCGACTGACCCACCTGCGATTCTCCACCGATGCGCCTTTTCTGGCGCCGACCCTTGCGCCAAGGCTCAGG comes from the Pseudomonas granadensis genome and includes:
- a CDS encoding DUF2970 domain-containing protein, which encodes MDDPSDNKPPTLWQMLHSVMAAAFGVQSGKNRERDFTHGKPSHFVILGVLFTALFGLTLFAIVKLVLHLAGV
- a CDS encoding NEL-type E3 ubiquitin ligase domain-containing protein, with product MSPDFPLSRTAQVMVKPLATESLHAPLLEAALPQWLIDAPAHRRAEVKRATSTIPDWYTKASPAQRDVLHKRFNHSFQAQVQLDKTMSSFKDIDAFARPLLLEALKSRFQVQVDVDKTLLCLKRPVLLTLARVEVGTFEVLTLPMLQAALHNFESEECKYGAFHNSSTFAVETGTPGNYRAVPVNVSVRNFLSLCRELDIGAKYQAYLTSFFHPANPDAEAKLRRHFILAQKTALHAAAEQALLTKDIRRQDYAMILSVLNGNRNPRLDNKIVSFQDLSLMRYRLVGCIVFVMYDKFPSFDEVILYVPNDPEHPLKRYTGTQMQDTLKRLFSARDPQQPQSTAPTAYQQFFSQFLPYKRRAEYFSQFVKPAHPASDWLWSAWLTIGQAVTGVSAWELPPQVPKMIADTDPFVAAKPLPDREAYINGRNQDLWTYLYEKHRDKLFDDARSHAVPTADVDAKARDAKLAALLQFGLLALNVVSMFVPVLGDVMMVVMAGQLLFETIEGVVEWSEGDKHAAKAHLVDVAENLALMGAMASAGAGFSRLTAVKPEPVIESLHPVTLPNGKTRLWKPAYSGYEQDVTLGALSEPNALAQYSLDGKMYIRRDGKIYELVKDETTAQWLLKHPTDPDAYRPVLVHNGHGAWRLALEQPMTWGRLDLLRRMGPVTDGFSDDSLLMLADVCGVSDNTLRKMHMDHLPPPPELRDATNLFEADAGARQMIEQLRGARAIDDRFLYALPLIPEMPGWPTGRVLEIVTGSESAGRSIRYGAQNSGGVVGQESLIRLNREQVMNGEMPARILAALEENEIVHLLGSRGAQHRPARPDEFMQRLAEYAYTRQAAVFDSLYSGSQPLSRRARILQRECPGLGQAAAQDVLDHATSAQLSCMDATGRSPLKLLEEARWHARQGRQIRAFAGLHSENLASAASRRLALFALEQLPEWTSTLRLEIREGSTAGALLDSLGEPTAPVNRYLVKNGPFYQALDERGVALNRLQRTDDSFYRSLMYALPDDLRATLGLRDVNSGSELQHRVIESALVHRREAARVLEPKAKWFKPPVRVAARLLGYYASGRGRGFNRSLQSRVTQLYPQPQQADAFFAQQRGRNDVQIYAELQTRQQDWDTLNTTLDEWQAGPTDSQTAQRRTHVAQALRDAWRNAPLAGQVAETARLSLVFDTPLPVLNTRFAHVRELSVTGIGVMDANADGFLAAFPNLTDLSIGEPGPVYHRRSMARPLTTLPPAVGRLSRLTHLRFSTDAPFLAPTLAPRLRTLTSLETLHIDYSGTDETTLHGLDLEPLTQLRTLRIDAPRALWRWPAYVERLGRLGRLDLTNTLIETLPESLYHGHEQLWAGLSLDWSRVTPATFRRAYDYVSQYSGPFGHLLDVHQMVREFCAAELDAMAIRPGVADPLAEAFYGAWATPETRIEAIEDLRAEHEAVFAQFYAPALRHGTRYAALQRRWSTGRNADMLNALRVSWHGMIHRRYGLASSVETFELPGAQTPLALSAHAEWLTELPSLPTGSFAHVRTLRLARLDVPLEQARSFLRAFSQVESLEITGATFTELPFTADALPALTHLDVSGNRIAVTPLVQRQLNGWQRLRRLNLSHNPLHTVDVGALSRLRALNLRSTSLQAWPGGAEHLRRLTWLDLRDNRIASLPPPVLSHPDVLMRTNLTGNLFSLDGEAGFNAALQRVEQQRGLQPGTLRRFAAEPVPQQFPPAQTGWSFIDLLLPLPEPVTILPGDAVGSAHLQRLSAIMPPARAEPCVNNWRASGWSEARIEAQISVWHRSCEDLVRQLNDWLYIREIRTNLLQINAQNRSFAARSIRNAWLDGLTENLGRPGLELGFEGQQTGDLPALAVQLPAVTSLDLNGVGMTVQGSDGFLNAFPFLDTLYIGSNELTSLPAPVLRMRHLERLDMQYCGLQSATSLYPLVFRARLRRLDIGYNEIRVFNPSDFGAIENLDLRYNRLTEWPVGVLQAPRLRHLNLSGNEIVDIPADLFNGSHESLIHGTDLSENQRLSLAALQDLRRYAREHSSTHALGISRRNIDTLIDAHILPGPVAAAAPSGDSSGAGAVALDPYAVVKPAEVVLDPALDVAPRSLQPWLANSSPELVAQRRTAWAQLAREPNHQRFFQLLRLLRDTEDFRLIPADLTQRMWDVVQAATENTELRELLFAGAETHGTCPDGRILTFSDMEVRVSVYRTLHDIPLNRIALRGRALLRLSRQLFRLERVEVLAEAAAQGMDRAEVRLKYRIRLTRGWGDGIELPGQPAYMLYDAPLSDEQIPHIRASILQAEQTDALPASMIERDYWSAYLQERYSQEIRAIDDEIDALREQLWTVLDDRLARGEIDAQQYDQELEDIGRTMEAQRRQKLITLTRREIIDLQSYAGESELPGRLSPTPGPSRRP
- a CDS encoding nitrite/sulfite reductase, with the protein product MYVYDEYDQRIIEDRVKQFRDQTRRYLAGELSEEEFRPLRLQNGLYIQRFAPMLRVAVPYGQLTSRQVRMMAKIARDYDKGYAHISTRQNVQFNWPAVEDIPDILAELATVQMHAIQTSGNCLRNVTTDQFAGVAADEVIDPRPWCEIVRQWTTFHPEFAYLPRKFKIAVNGSTTDRAAIEVHDIGLEPVYNAAGELGFRVLVGGGLGRTPVVGAFINEFLPWQDLLSYLDAILRVYNRYGRRDNKYKARIKILVKALTPEVFAQKVDAEMEHLRGGQTTLTEAELQRVAKHFVDPDYKALDNQTAQLADLDKEHPGFARWRSRNTLTHKKPGYVAVTLSLKPTGVAPGDITDKQLDAVADLAERYSFGQLRTSHEQNIILADVEQSQLFTLWGELREQGFATPNIGLLTDIICCPGGDFCSLANAKSIPIAESIQRRFDDLDYLFDIGELDLNISGCMNACGHHHVGHIGILGVDKKGEEFYQVSLGGSASRDASLGKILGPSFAQDAMPDVISKLIDVYVEQRTEDERFIDTYQRIGIDLFKERVYAANH